CCTTTTCCTTTAATTGCTCTGGAATTTTTCTATTTGAAGGTTTGTTTCTTGAACAATGAATTATTCCAATTGGGCCTTCTCTGGCAACTTTTTTGACCATTCTCCTTACCTGTCTTTCTGAGAGACCAAGGATAGAGGCAGCTTTTCTTTGAGTCATCTGCTTCGAAGTAGCCTCTTCTATCACCCTTAATCTCTTTACTTCCTTTACCCTCATGACAATGTCCTTTTCCTTCATAATATCCCTCTTTTTTTGAGAGATATTTTATATCCTTGAATAGGACATTTTCGAATAGGACATTTTCATTTGCGTATTACATATTTTTTCATAACTCCACTGAATTTAGGAGATTACAAAGAGTGTCTTTTTTTCACTTTTTTCATTAAAGATAACATTTGACTTTATGATCTCAATCTTGACAAAAGTCCTTATTTAAAGTAAAGTTTGGATAAGTTAAGGAAGACATAGTACCTATTAATGAAATTTTGACCTATCGCAAATTAATTTTTAACTCCAAGCAAGTTTATCTTTTATTGCTCGGTATTATTTCCTATGTCTAATTTTCGTTAGCTTAGGGTAATCTATCCAGCCAAAAACTTCATAAACTTGTATAGTTGTTGAGAAATATGTTAACAATAACCCAGATTATTATTATTATTCTCTATCTCTGTTTTGTTGTTTACATTTTTTTAATTGAACCTAATTTAGTAAAGGTAAAAGATTACAAGATAAGAATAAGAAACCTGCCTGATTTTCTAAATAATTTAACCATTGTTCATCTTTCAGACCTTCATATTGTTAATTTAAATAAAAAAGAACATCTTTGCATTAACAAGATTAACCAAATTTATCCTGATCTTATCGTTATTACTGGCGACTTAATAGGCAATGTTCATGGTATTAATTCAGTCTTGACTTTTATAAATTCTTTGAAATCAAGGTATGGCCTCTTTGGAGTCTTTGGTAATGAAGAATATCAATCTCTTTACTACCATCATTTAGAAGAAATTATTAATTCCAAGATTACCATCCTTAAAAATAGTCATCTTAAAATCAACTTGCCAAATAACAAAAACTTTTTTATAATAGGCTTAGATGATCCGGTATTTGGACGAGATGACTTAGAAAGAGCTACTCAAGGTTTACCAAAAAATGGATTTAAGATCTTACTTACTCATTCTCCTGAAATTATTAAGAAATATCCAAAAGATAAATTTGAT
The DNA window shown above is from bacterium and carries:
- a CDS encoding helix-turn-helix domain-containing protein, whose product is MKEKDIVMRVKEVKRLRVIEEATSKQMTQRKAASILGLSERQVRRMVKKVAREGPIGIIHCSRNKPSNRKIPEQLKEK
- a CDS encoding metallophosphoesterase, which gives rise to MLTITQIIIIILYLCFVVYIFLIEPNLVKVKDYKIRIRNLPDFLNNLTIVHLSDLHIVNLNKKEHLCINKINQIYPDLIVITGDLIGNVHGINSVLTFINSLKSRYGLFGVFGNEEYQSLYYHHLEEIINSKITILKNSHLKINLPNNKNFFIIGLDDPVFGRDDLERATQGLPKNGFKILLTHSPEIIKKYPKDKFDNFDLILCGHVHGGQVRLPLIGPLLIPSHCPRKYNSGLHKIRKNYILINRGIGTCPLTIRFFCRPEISVIRLSQVTK